The proteins below are encoded in one region of Syntrophotalea carbinolica DSM 2380:
- the trsM gene encoding DVU_1556 family methyltransferase, translating into MPYVCPLNKPNLYESLALRKATGPAIRPGGLSVLEEVLERYPFNEGARVLDVGCGMGTSVAWLRSRCGLRASGMDLSRALLSEGAQQESRLPLVQARAERLPVADNCCHGVICECVLSLVSDAKRVLSEFYRVLTPGGLLIMSDIYRRNPLDSDQSLPCASCFSGASGREGVLRWLTDTGFTLHLWEDHSHLLRELAAKLIFMHGSMSAFWEQFAGETDGSKMEQAVQAMRPGYYLIVAGKA; encoded by the coding sequence ATGCCATACGTCTGTCCCCTGAATAAACCCAACCTGTATGAGTCTCTGGCGTTGCGCAAGGCTACGGGACCGGCCATTCGGCCGGGCGGCTTGTCGGTTCTGGAAGAGGTATTGGAGCGTTATCCTTTCAATGAGGGTGCTCGGGTGCTGGATGTCGGTTGCGGCATGGGGACCAGCGTCGCATGGCTCAGGTCTCGATGTGGTCTGCGTGCCAGCGGTATGGATCTGTCGCGCGCTTTATTGAGCGAGGGAGCACAGCAGGAATCTCGTTTGCCATTGGTGCAAGCCAGGGCCGAACGGTTGCCGGTAGCCGACAATTGTTGCCACGGGGTGATCTGCGAATGTGTCCTGTCCCTGGTAAGCGATGCGAAACGGGTACTTAGCGAATTTTACCGTGTTCTCACGCCCGGGGGGCTGCTCATCATGAGCGATATTTATCGGCGTAATCCGTTAGATAGCGATCAGAGCCTGCCTTGCGCAAGTTGTTTTTCGGGGGCCAGTGGCCGCGAGGGGGTTCTGAGGTGGTTGACCGACACCGGATTTACCCTGCATTTGTGGGAAGATCATTCGCACTTGCTGAGAGAGCTTGCCGCAAAATTGATTTTTATGCACGGCTCCATGTCCGCATTCTGGGAGCAGTTTGCCGGGGAAACCGACGGTTCGAAGATGGAGCAGGCGGTGCAGGCCATGCGTCCCGGTTATTATCTGATCGTAGCCGGAAAGGCGTGA
- a CDS encoding DVU_1555 family C-GCAxxG-C-C protein: MSNEMFRMLELVTNGYYCSQILLTLGLDNRGQHNPDLIRTMAGLAHGAGFGQGTCGALTGGACLLAYYAGKGADEEEENESFMIMRNRLAEWFIDSVGEQYGGIDCETIVGDGEDKQLRCGQIVGNVYACVMALLEEYGIDPKGGAGE, encoded by the coding sequence ATGAGCAATGAGATGTTTCGCATGTTGGAACTGGTGACCAATGGTTACTACTGCAGCCAGATACTATTGACGCTTGGACTGGACAACCGTGGCCAGCATAATCCGGATCTGATACGCACCATGGCAGGTCTTGCTCATGGTGCTGGATTCGGCCAGGGAACCTGTGGGGCGTTGACGGGAGGCGCCTGTCTGTTGGCCTATTATGCCGGGAAGGGGGCGGATGAAGAAGAGGAAAACGAGTCGTTCATGATCATGCGCAATCGGCTGGCCGAGTGGTTTATCGACTCGGTAGGGGAGCAGTACGGCGGTATCGACTGCGAGACCATTGTCGGTGACGGAGAGGACAAACAACTGCGCTGCGGCCAGATTGTCGGCAATGTGTATGCCTGTGTCATGGCACTGCTGGAAGAGTACGGTATAGATCCGAAAGGCGGTGCCGGTGAGTAG
- the trsS gene encoding radical SAM (seleno)protein TrsS, with protein sequence MTESLCPTCLQRVAAERVVENDVVWLVKTCPEHGTTRTVLWRGAPLLSDWQWPKIPSRPPVCFTEPDRGCPYDCGLCSNHGQHTCSALLEITERCNMACPVCFADSGKNAAADPTLETIDGWLQAVGRASGFEIVIQLSGGEPTVREDLPEIIRRVRQRGFGFVQINTNGLRLAEDPAYARQLYDAGLTSVFLQFDGTSDEIYRQLRGRDLYSVKVRAIEHAVRSHLGVVLVPTLVPGINQQDVGNILRFGMQYAPGVRGVHFQPVSYFGRYPQPPENDRRLTLPEIIRSIAEQTEGLFQVENFSPPGCEHSHCSFHGNFVLLENGDVCALGNNGSACCSKPTPAAEGAEKSKAFLTRQWAAPEVETPAGKSAGPQENCCRSPRTPSLDEFLQRVKTHTFAVSAMAFQDVWNVDLERTRNCCIHVVSPDGRLVPFCLYNLTSADGEALHRGKWHANNPA encoded by the coding sequence ATGACCGAAAGTCTTTGTCCGACCTGTCTGCAGCGTGTTGCGGCGGAGCGCGTGGTCGAGAACGATGTGGTGTGGCTGGTCAAGACCTGCCCCGAACATGGCACGACCCGTACCGTCCTTTGGCGCGGAGCGCCTCTGTTGTCCGATTGGCAATGGCCGAAGATCCCGTCCCGGCCGCCGGTATGTTTTACCGAACCGGACCGTGGCTGTCCCTACGACTGCGGGCTGTGTTCCAACCATGGCCAGCATACCTGTTCGGCGCTGCTGGAAATCACCGAACGCTGCAATATGGCGTGTCCGGTATGCTTTGCCGACAGCGGCAAAAACGCCGCTGCCGATCCTACCCTGGAGACTATTGACGGCTGGTTGCAGGCGGTGGGACGCGCCAGCGGCTTTGAGATCGTCATTCAACTTTCGGGCGGCGAGCCGACGGTACGCGAGGACCTGCCGGAGATTATCCGTCGGGTGCGGCAGCGCGGATTCGGTTTTGTGCAGATCAATACCAACGGTTTGCGACTGGCTGAGGATCCTGCCTACGCTCGTCAACTGTACGATGCGGGCCTGACCTCGGTATTTCTCCAGTTCGACGGCACCAGTGACGAGATATACCGGCAATTGCGTGGCCGGGACCTGTATTCCGTGAAGGTCAGGGCCATTGAGCATGCTGTCCGGAGTCACTTGGGCGTGGTGCTGGTACCGACTCTGGTGCCGGGTATCAATCAGCAGGATGTCGGTAATATCCTGCGGTTCGGAATGCAATACGCTCCAGGCGTTCGCGGTGTGCATTTCCAGCCTGTAAGTTATTTCGGTCGTTATCCGCAGCCGCCGGAAAACGATCGGCGCCTGACTCTGCCGGAGATCATCCGTTCTATCGCGGAACAGACCGAGGGACTTTTCCAGGTGGAAAATTTTTCTCCGCCCGGATGCGAGCATAGTCACTGCTCGTTTCACGGCAATTTCGTGCTGCTGGAAAACGGCGATGTCTGCGCACTGGGCAACAACGGTTCGGCCTGTTGCAGCAAGCCGACCCCGGCGGCGGAAGGGGCCGAGAAGTCAAAGGCCTTTTTGACCCGGCAGTGGGCGGCTCCGGAGGTCGAAACCCCTGCGGGGAAATCTGCCGGGCCCCAAGAGAACTGTTGCCGCTCGCCGAGAACGCCTAGCCTTGACGAATTTTTGCAGCGGGTCAAGACCCATACCTTTGCGGTTTCCGCCATGGCTTTTCAGGATGTATGGAATGTCGATCTGGAGCGTACCCGCAATTGCTGTATCCATGTGGTCTCTCCGGATGGGCGTCTGGTACCGTTTTGCCTGTATAACCTGACTTCGGCCGATGGGGAGGCTCTGCATCGTGGCAAGTGGCATGCGAATAACCCCGCTTGA
- a CDS encoding DVU_1553 family AMP-dependent CoA ligase produces the protein MASGMRITPLEDWIAGKLGVTGKPVELMERLRIRQLELLNATLAHAARHSPFYRRRLGDCRPLVSLSGLADLPFTTSADLSEQGLQMLAVSQGEIKRIVTLRSSGTTGQAKRVYFTRSDLEYTKAFFRCGMSRMLQPGQRVLVLLPGELPDSAGRLLADALQQQGISCHVAGLVSDPGAIAALLVEEPFDCVVGIPVQVLGVVRHPLAAEVPTHRIGSVFLTSDYVPSALVGEIRRVWGCPAVNHYGMTELGLTCGVECHALDGYHLREPDLYFEVVDPVSGAALRAGETGEVVVTTLTRLGMPLIRYRTGDLARFMAEPCPCGSVLPRLGKVQGRLAARVDLGGLLKPCMSDLDEALFSLRGLLNFRAVLTMLDTDRSTLQLMIETLPGAERRTRDHVDRRLPTIPALRAAVAAGRLVLQPTVLADAPLSVSATVKRIIEQPQKENANLETAC, from the coding sequence GTGGCAAGTGGCATGCGAATAACCCCGCTTGAAGATTGGATTGCGGGCAAGCTCGGGGTAACGGGTAAGCCGGTCGAGCTTATGGAACGTTTACGAATTCGGCAGCTGGAACTGCTGAACGCGACTCTTGCCCACGCTGCGCGGCATAGCCCTTTTTACCGTCGGCGCCTGGGGGACTGCCGACCGTTGGTTTCTCTGTCCGGACTCGCCGACCTGCCCTTTACGACCTCAGCCGACCTGTCCGAGCAGGGTCTGCAAATGCTGGCGGTTTCCCAGGGGGAAATCAAGCGGATCGTGACGCTACGCAGTTCCGGTACCACCGGGCAGGCCAAACGGGTCTATTTCACGCGTTCCGATCTGGAATATACCAAGGCGTTTTTCCGTTGCGGTATGTCTCGTATGTTGCAACCGGGCCAGCGTGTGCTTGTGCTGCTGCCGGGGGAGTTACCGGACAGCGCCGGTCGCTTGCTGGCGGATGCCCTGCAGCAACAGGGTATTTCCTGCCATGTGGCAGGCCTGGTTAGCGATCCGGGTGCCATAGCGGCGTTGTTGGTCGAAGAACCCTTTGACTGCGTCGTAGGTATCCCGGTGCAGGTCCTGGGTGTGGTGCGCCATCCCCTGGCGGCGGAGGTGCCGACGCATCGTATCGGCAGTGTTTTCCTGACTTCCGATTATGTTCCTTCGGCGTTGGTTGGGGAGATCCGCAGGGTGTGGGGGTGTCCGGCCGTGAACCACTACGGCATGACGGAGCTGGGCCTGACGTGCGGCGTGGAGTGCCATGCTCTGGACGGATACCATTTGCGGGAGCCTGACTTGTATTTCGAGGTCGTCGACCCCGTCTCGGGAGCTGCGTTGCGGGCGGGGGAAACAGGGGAAGTGGTGGTTACGACCTTGACCCGTCTCGGCATGCCTCTGATTCGTTATCGTACCGGCGATCTTGCCAGATTCATGGCGGAGCCTTGCCCCTGCGGCAGCGTGCTGCCGCGACTGGGTAAGGTGCAGGGGCGCCTGGCGGCGCGGGTCGATCTCGGCGGGCTTTTGAAGCCGTGTATGTCCGATCTCGACGAAGCCCTGTTCAGCCTGCGCGGTCTGCTGAACTTTCGTGCCGTATTGACCATGCTGGATACCGACCGAAGCACACTGCAACTGATGATTGAAACCTTGCCGGGCGCCGAGCGGCGGACCCGGGATCATGTCGATCGGCGTTTGCCGACCATTCCGGCCTTGAGGGCGGCGGTCGCCGCCGGACGCCTGGTTTTGCAGCCAACGGTGCTGGCCGATGCCCCCCTGTCGGTTTCCGCGACCGTTAAGCGTATTATTGAACAACCTCAAAAGGAGAATGCCAACCTTGAAACAGCTTGTTAA
- a CDS encoding XdhC family aldehyde oxidoreductase maturation factor gives MKQLVKSLCGFLDAGEDLAVATILTRSGSAPRTAGTKMIIRANGEICGTIGGGLVEARAQATAPEIFATHQSRTFVFDMTGDDADSMDMICGGEVEILLEYVPACEENRIVFDAWQEALQTGRKCLLVTPLPTENPQSPLQRCLLHADSTCFGPVPLPEEIRKGLLEATRNCRYPTLLQVAGGQFFVEPSFVPATLFLFGAGHVCQPTAALATMVGFNTVVFDDRAEFANRQRFPRADEIVVVPSYEDCMANLDIDSHSYLVIVSRGHRHDQSLLRQAVQTDAGYIGMIGSRGKRDKIYHNLEAEGISRETLDKVYSPIGTAIDAETPQEIAVSIVGELIKVRAALQRNHD, from the coding sequence TTGAAACAGCTTGTTAAGTCGCTTTGCGGGTTCCTCGATGCCGGTGAGGATCTGGCTGTCGCGACCATCCTTACCCGTAGCGGTTCGGCACCTCGCACTGCCGGTACCAAAATGATCATTCGGGCCAACGGCGAAATCTGCGGTACCATTGGTGGCGGCCTGGTGGAGGCTCGTGCTCAGGCGACTGCGCCCGAGATTTTCGCAACCCATCAATCTCGTACTTTTGTCTTCGATATGACCGGTGACGATGCCGATAGCATGGATATGATCTGCGGCGGCGAAGTCGAAATTTTGCTGGAATATGTACCGGCCTGCGAGGAAAACCGCATTGTGTTCGATGCCTGGCAGGAGGCATTGCAGACCGGGCGCAAGTGTCTGCTGGTCACCCCCTTGCCGACGGAAAATCCGCAGTCCCCCCTGCAAAGATGCCTTCTGCACGCCGATAGCACATGCTTCGGCCCGGTACCCCTGCCGGAGGAAATCCGGAAGGGGTTGCTCGAGGCAACCCGCAACTGCCGTTATCCTACGCTGCTGCAAGTAGCCGGAGGACAGTTTTTCGTCGAACCGAGCTTCGTGCCGGCGACCCTGTTCCTGTTTGGCGCGGGGCACGTCTGCCAGCCGACCGCGGCTTTGGCCACCATGGTCGGATTCAACACCGTGGTTTTCGATGATCGTGCCGAATTCGCCAATCGTCAGCGGTTTCCCAGGGCCGACGAGATTGTCGTGGTGCCATCCTATGAGGACTGCATGGCCAATCTGGATATCGACAGCCATAGCTATCTGGTCATTGTCAGCCGCGGTCATCGCCATGATCAAAGCCTGCTGCGGCAGGCCGTGCAAACCGATGCCGGTTACATCGGCATGATCGGCAGTCGCGGCAAGCGTGACAAGATTTACCATAACCTGGAAGCCGAAGGCATCTCCCGGGAGACCCTGGATAAGGTTTATTCGCCTATCGGTACCGCAATCGATGCCGAAACTCCGCAGGAAATTGCCGTCAGCATTGTCGGCGAACTGATCAAAGTTCGCGCGGCCCTTCAGCGGAACCATGACTGA
- a CDS encoding DVU_1551 family NTP transferase: MTEPLAAVILSAGFSSRMGDFKPLLRLGEETALEKSVNLFRRAGIEHLQVILGHQAELLMPLVAKLGVAHTVNPRYREGMFTSVQCAMRQLPDSIGAFFLLPVDMPLVREQTLQTVRKAWQTSDKGIVHPVFWGRRGHPPLISTSYRQMILDSRREGGLKALLLPFGEDSMEIEVPDEHCILDMDRPQDYAYLRHRWDRYAMPSYRECEHLLAHHFAVSAPVAEHCRMVARVALTLAVRLNRAGLPMDREQLQAAGLLHDCCRQYPDHAIVAARALQELGFPKIAELVATHMEIVPSASSDPSPHEVLYLADKLVAGPHLVSLDDRFAAKRIRFADQASALAAVERRQGIAQRILEKCENRLRQSLADVLAPDALEALKG, encoded by the coding sequence ATGACTGAGCCGTTAGCCGCCGTTATCCTCTCCGCCGGGTTCTCCTCCCGTATGGGGGATTTCAAGCCGTTGCTGCGCCTGGGGGAAGAGACCGCGTTGGAGAAATCCGTCAATCTTTTCCGCCGGGCCGGTATTGAGCACCTGCAGGTGATACTCGGTCATCAGGCCGAGCTGTTGATGCCGCTGGTTGCAAAGCTGGGGGTTGCCCACACCGTCAACCCCCGATATCGGGAGGGCATGTTCACTTCGGTGCAATGCGCCATGCGCCAGCTGCCAGACAGTATCGGGGCTTTCTTTCTGCTTCCGGTGGATATGCCCCTGGTGCGGGAGCAGACCCTGCAGACCGTGCGGAAGGCCTGGCAAACCAGTGACAAGGGGATTGTGCATCCGGTGTTCTGGGGCAGGCGCGGGCATCCGCCGTTGATCAGCACAAGTTATCGACAGATGATTCTGGACAGCCGTAGGGAAGGTGGTCTCAAGGCGCTATTGCTGCCATTTGGCGAAGACAGTATGGAAATCGAAGTGCCCGATGAACATTGTATCCTCGATATGGACAGGCCCCAGGATTATGCCTACCTGCGTCATCGCTGGGATCGTTACGCCATGCCATCGTATCGCGAATGCGAGCATTTGCTGGCCCATCACTTTGCCGTTTCCGCCCCCGTGGCGGAGCACTGCCGGATGGTGGCCCGCGTGGCTCTGACGCTGGCGGTGCGTTTGAACAGGGCAGGCCTGCCCATGGATCGGGAACAATTGCAGGCCGCCGGCCTGCTGCACGATTGCTGTCGTCAGTATCCGGACCATGCGATTGTCGCCGCCAGAGCCTTGCAGGAACTCGGTTTTCCAAAGATCGCTGAACTGGTTGCTACGCATATGGAAATCGTGCCATCGGCGAGTAGCGACCCGTCTCCGCACGAGGTGCTGTACCTGGCGGACAAACTTGTTGCAGGGCCGCATTTGGTAAGCCTCGATGATCGGTTTGCCGCCAAACGGATACGTTTTGCCGATCAGGCATCTGCTCTTGCGGCGGTCGAGCGGCGCCAGGGAATCGCCCAGCGAATACTGGAAAAATGCGAAAACAGGTTACGGCAATCTCTTGCGGACGTACTGGCTCCCGATGCACTGGAAGCGTTGAAAGGATAA
- the cobC gene encoding alpha-ribazole phosphatase has product MPYSDHKCCTLYLVRHGDSRQDKLKRYIGQCDPPLNPRGRAQARFLRLQLADIDLHRVYCSDLRRCRETARIVAGGRGLRVRSLRALREIALGRWEGLPVAEVQRRFPGEYERRGKEMMTYRPPDGESFSDLQARVVPAFLDILSRESGHVLMVGHAGVNRAILCHLQKRPLAELFRIPQTYAGLNIIQRHGDSIVVRAVNIPPELSGWSSLAEVPLGSRAGW; this is encoded by the coding sequence ATGCCATATTCCGACCATAAATGTTGCACTCTCTACCTGGTTCGGCATGGAGATTCCCGCCAGGACAAGCTCAAACGCTATATCGGTCAGTGCGACCCGCCGCTTAATCCGCGCGGTCGTGCCCAGGCCAGATTTCTGCGGTTGCAATTGGCCGATATCGACTTGCACCGCGTCTATTGCAGTGATCTGCGGCGCTGCCGGGAAACCGCCCGCATCGTGGCAGGCGGAAGAGGCCTAAGAGTGCGATCCCTGAGAGCCTTGCGGGAGATCGCATTGGGGCGCTGGGAGGGGTTGCCCGTGGCGGAGGTTCAGCGTCGGTTCCCCGGAGAATACGAGCGCCGGGGCAAGGAGATGATGACCTACAGGCCGCCCGACGGGGAAAGTTTTTCCGATCTTCAGGCGCGTGTCGTACCGGCGTTTCTGGATATCCTTAGCCGCGAATCCGGACATGTTCTCATGGTCGGGCATGCGGGTGTCAACCGCGCGATCCTGTGTCATCTACAGAAACGTCCCCTCGCAGAGCTGTTTCGCATCCCTCAAACCTACGCTGGCCTCAACATCATTCAGCGCCACGGTGACAGCATCGTCGTGCGCGCCGTGAATATTCCCCCCGAGTTGTCCGGTTGGTCGTCATTGGCCGAGGTACCTTTGGGGAGCAGGGCCGGATGGTGA
- the modB gene encoding molybdate ABC transporter permease subunit has translation MITPIVLSIKVALLAVSIDAVLGTLLARALARRSFPGKNLVESCIMLPMVLPPTVLGYGLLILLGKRGLLGRLLQEMFGLQIVFTWWAAIVAAAVVSFPLMYQSAKAAFCSVDVSLEQAARTLGSGEGRVFLRVTLPLAYPGLLAGLVLAFARALGEFGATLMIAGNIPGKTQTIPLAIYFAVETGDNQLARNLVLAITVMAFGALFWLNSWSKKKLQTLQQGGDVRVKSSHS, from the coding sequence ATGATCACACCTATCGTCTTGTCCATAAAGGTTGCATTGCTGGCTGTGAGTATCGATGCCGTACTGGGTACCTTGCTGGCGCGTGCTCTGGCACGCAGGAGCTTCCCCGGCAAAAATCTGGTCGAATCCTGCATCATGCTGCCCATGGTGCTGCCGCCAACGGTTCTGGGCTATGGTCTGCTTATACTGCTTGGCAAGCGTGGTTTGTTGGGGCGTCTGTTGCAGGAGATGTTCGGTCTGCAGATCGTGTTTACCTGGTGGGCCGCCATCGTGGCTGCGGCGGTGGTTTCCTTTCCCCTGATGTATCAAAGCGCCAAAGCCGCGTTTTGCAGTGTCGATGTTTCCCTGGAACAGGCCGCCCGCACTCTGGGCTCCGGGGAAGGCCGGGTTTTTCTGCGTGTCACTCTGCCCCTTGCTTATCCCGGGCTGCTTGCGGGGTTGGTATTGGCGTTTGCCAGAGCTTTGGGCGAGTTCGGCGCAACATTGATGATTGCGGGCAATATTCCGGGGAAGACCCAGACCATCCCGCTGGCCATCTATTTTGCGGTGGAAACCGGCGACAATCAGCTGGCAAGAAATCTGGTGCTGGCCATTACAGTCATGGCTTTCGGGGCTTTATTCTGGCTGAACAGCTGGTCGAAAAAGAAACTTCAAACCCTGCAACAGGGAGGCGATGTGCGTGTTAAAAGCAGCCATAGTTAA
- a CDS encoding ATP-binding cassette domain-containing protein, which yields MLKAAIVKKFPTFAIEAELAFEQGILVLFGPSGCGKTTLLNCLAGLQKPSEGQISLGERVFFSSAKKINVPARLRRIGYVFQDYALFPHMTVKDNALYGIPSGACRWVEKGAEAISVCEVLDMLRITHLQQRYPGQLSGGEKQRVALARALMMAPDLLLLDEPLSAIDSGTRQALQQELKKIQRTWNIPFVLVTHSRKEMDALADEVVFLKEGKSAASTTWALPVGCTTGQWI from the coding sequence GTGTTAAAAGCAGCCATAGTTAAAAAATTCCCGACCTTCGCCATAGAGGCCGAATTGGCTTTTGAACAGGGTATTCTGGTGTTGTTCGGTCCTTCGGGGTGCGGCAAAACCACCCTTCTAAACTGTCTGGCCGGCCTGCAAAAACCGAGCGAAGGGCAGATTTCCCTGGGCGAAAGGGTTTTCTTCAGTTCCGCGAAAAAGATCAATGTGCCGGCACGTCTGCGGCGCATCGGGTATGTTTTCCAGGATTATGCATTGTTTCCCCACATGACGGTCAAGGACAATGCACTGTATGGAATCCCGTCAGGGGCCTGCCGCTGGGTGGAAAAGGGCGCAGAGGCCATCTCGGTGTGCGAAGTGCTCGACATGCTTCGCATAACGCATCTGCAACAGCGCTATCCGGGCCAGCTGTCCGGTGGTGAGAAACAAAGAGTCGCTTTGGCCAGGGCACTTATGATGGCGCCGGATCTGTTGTTGCTGGATGAGCCGCTGTCCGCTATCGATTCCGGGACCCGGCAGGCGCTTCAACAGGAATTAAAAAAAATTCAGCGTACCTGGAACATTCCGTTTGTCCTGGTGACCCATAGCCGCAAGGAAATGGATGCACTGGCCGATGAAGTGGTTTTCCTCAAGGAGGGTAAGTCCGCGGCATCCACCACCTGGGCATTGCCTGTCGGTTGTACCACAGGTCAGTGGATCTGA
- a CDS encoding Rossmann-like domain-containing protein: MDLLQQAQIKLATLCDAHQLDKNSCVTVRVLTPDEAIGANADKDFVIKKGKERVIEACWNGICGQAFTDQPHDWQGRLDQLLAMDLDSADQRAVFTAGLNAVLRGIEQADGTIHCKDDEPAQCGEEFTLQLHRRFGVKRFGMIGLQPAILDAMVEGFGSVRTRVVDLNADNIGHKRCDVMVWDGEKDLDKLIEWCEVGVATGSTVVNGSIDQLREKFEEAGKPLVFFGNTISGVASLMNLERICPFAH; this comes from the coding sequence ATGGATTTACTGCAACAGGCCCAGATTAAATTGGCGACTCTCTGCGATGCTCACCAGCTGGATAAAAACAGCTGTGTTACGGTCAGGGTTCTTACGCCCGACGAGGCCATCGGTGCCAACGCGGATAAGGATTTCGTCATAAAAAAAGGTAAGGAACGGGTCATCGAGGCTTGCTGGAACGGCATATGCGGCCAGGCTTTTACGGATCAACCCCATGATTGGCAGGGCCGCCTGGACCAACTGTTGGCTATGGATCTGGACAGCGCCGACCAGCGGGCCGTATTCACTGCAGGGTTGAATGCCGTATTGCGCGGGATCGAGCAGGCGGACGGAACCATTCACTGTAAAGACGACGAACCGGCGCAGTGCGGGGAGGAATTCACCCTGCAGCTGCATCGGCGTTTTGGCGTAAAACGTTTCGGCATGATCGGGTTGCAGCCCGCCATTCTCGATGCCATGGTGGAGGGCTTCGGTTCTGTGAGGACGCGCGTGGTGGATCTCAACGCGGACAATATCGGGCACAAGCGTTGCGATGTGATGGTCTGGGATGGTGAAAAGGATCTCGACAAACTCATCGAGTGGTGCGAGGTGGGCGTTGCCACCGGTTCCACGGTTGTTAACGGCAGTATCGATCAATTGCGGGAGAAATTCGAAGAGGCCGGAAAACCCCTGGTGTTTTTCGGTAATACCATTTCCGGCGTTGCTTCGCTGATGAATCTGGAGCGGATTTGCCCCTTCGCCCACTGA
- a CDS encoding DUF3343 domain-containing protein → MINDDELIALFNAPTRVLKAEKVLRKAGLPCRLIPAPREVAEGCALALRFNVSEQDAILAELHRQALQPRRTYRKQDGYFHLIPLKQDP, encoded by the coding sequence ATGATCAACGATGATGAACTCATAGCGTTGTTTAACGCACCGACACGGGTGTTAAAAGCGGAGAAAGTGTTGCGCAAAGCCGGGCTTCCATGCCGTCTGATCCCGGCCCCGCGCGAGGTGGCCGAAGGGTGTGCGCTGGCTTTGCGGTTTAACGTCTCCGAACAGGACGCGATCCTCGCGGAACTCCACCGCCAGGCGCTGCAGCCCCGAAGAACCTATCGAAAGCAGGACGGATATTTCCATCTGATTCCCCTTAAACAGGATCCCTGA
- a CDS encoding aminotransferase class V-fold PLP-dependent enzyme, translating into MAIYLDNAATTFPKPESVYRAIDFTFRNLGVSPGRGSYQFSLEAGHLVLDVRETVAEFFGIEDASRVVFYANATEAINVALFGLLQPGDRVITSTIEHNAVSRPLHALARHGVELIRVSPDADGRIPPEAIREAACRAAGPIRMVVLSHCSNVTGVVQPIEEIGRWCRSEGIVFMVDAAQSAGVLPIDVETMGIDLLAVPGHKCLLGPPGTAILYVGPELHLKPLLWGGTGGNSMSPLMPDALPERLESGTLNTPALAGLLAGIEFVSRTGLQQIHLHKTSLLKRLLRGLHNLPGIRCYPHAGAQHGGGVLSFNVEGRDPAEIGFLLDDVYGICVRTGLHCAPDAHRSIGTLPSGTIRVSPGVFNTDKDIDALLGALNDMLGNRRRVGAGCRNHRTPFFP; encoded by the coding sequence ATGGCCATTTATCTGGATAACGCCGCCACCACCTTCCCCAAACCCGAAAGCGTCTACCGCGCCATCGATTTTACCTTTCGTAATCTGGGCGTCAGCCCGGGGCGAGGCAGCTATCAGTTTTCTCTGGAAGCGGGACATCTGGTGCTGGATGTCCGGGAAACCGTTGCCGAGTTTTTCGGTATCGAGGATGCTTCACGTGTGGTGTTTTACGCCAATGCCACCGAGGCTATCAACGTGGCCTTGTTCGGGCTATTGCAGCCAGGCGATCGGGTCATTACCTCGACCATAGAGCATAATGCCGTCAGCCGTCCCCTGCACGCCCTGGCGCGGCACGGCGTCGAGTTGATTCGGGTTTCACCCGATGCCGACGGGCGTATTCCGCCTGAAGCCATTCGCGAAGCCGCATGCCGTGCAGCGGGGCCGATTCGCATGGTGGTTCTCAGTCACTGTTCCAATGTCACCGGAGTTGTTCAACCCATCGAGGAGATCGGTCGCTGGTGTCGCAGCGAAGGAATCGTGTTTATGGTCGACGCGGCGCAAAGCGCCGGCGTACTGCCCATCGATGTGGAAACCATGGGCATCGATCTGCTGGCGGTACCGGGCCATAAATGCCTGCTGGGACCGCCGGGAACGGCGATTCTCTACGTCGGCCCCGAGCTTCACCTGAAACCGCTGCTATGGGGGGGCACCGGCGGCAATTCCATGTCGCCGCTGATGCCGGATGCCTTGCCTGAACGGTTGGAAAGCGGCACCCTCAACACACCTGCACTGGCCGGCTTGCTCGCCGGTATCGAATTTGTGTCCCGAACCGGCCTGCAACAGATTCATCTTCATAAGACGAGCTTGTTAAAGCGGCTGCTGCGCGGGTTGCATAACCTGCCCGGTATCCGGTGTTATCCTCATGCCGGAGCGCAGCATGGGGGAGGGGTGTTGTCTTTCAATGTGGAGGGTCGTGATCCGGCGGAAATCGGTTTTTTGCTCGATGATGTGTATGGCATCTGCGTACGTACCGGGCTGCACTGCGCCCCCGATGCCCATCGCAGTATCGGAACCTTGCCCAGCGGCACCATCCGCGTCAGCCCCGGTGTGTTTAATACCGACAAAGATATCGATGCCTTGCTTGGGGCTCTGAATGACATGCTCGGGAACCGGCGCCGGGTGGGAGCCGGTTGCCGGAACCACCGCACCCCGTTTTTCCCATAA